One Ornithinicoccus hortensis genomic window, CTGTATGCCGACGGTTCCCGGGTCGGGGCGCTGATCCTGATGCGCGACGTCAGCGAGATCCGCCGGCGCGAGCGGGAACTGCTCACCAAGGACGCCACGATCCGGGAGATCCACCACCGGGTGAAGAACAACCTGCAGACGGTCGCCGCGCTGTTGCGGTTGCAGTCCCGGCGGATGGAGGACCCGGCGGCGAAGGCCGCGCTGCAGGAGGCCGGTCGCCGGCTCACCACGGTGGCGCTGGTGCACGACACGTTGAGCCAGGGGTTCGACGAGACCCTCGTCTTCGACGAGATCGCGGTCCGGGTCGCCCGGGCCACCGTCGAGGTCGCGGCCCGGGGGACCCGGGTCACGGCGCTGCACTCCGGTTCCTTCGGCCGGTTGCGCGCCGAGGACGCGACACCGCTGGCCACCGTCCTGGCCGAGCTGGTGCACAACGCGGTCGAGCACGGCTTCAGCACCGAGCCGGGGGCGTTCGACTCCGGGACGGTGGAGGTGACCGCGCACCGGACGAGTTCCACCGAGCTGGGGGACCTGCTCGAGGTGACCGTGGCGGACAACGGGAAGGGTCTACCGGAGGGCCACCAGCCGGGGCGGACCGGGCTGGGGATGCAGATCGTCGACGCGCTCATCGCCGACCTGCGCGGCGAGATCCGCTGGGAACCGGCGAAGCCGCACGGGACCGTCGCGCGGTTCGTCGTGCGGCTTCGACCTGTGCCTGCGCCGGGCGGGGCCCGCGCCGGTTAGGCGGGCCGATCGGGCCCGGTCCTGCGGGGTCGGGGGCCCTGCCGGTCGCCCGCGGTCAGGTGTGGGGCAGCGTCAGCCGGCGCGGCGGGCGCGGGCCTTGCGGCGCTTCAGGGCGCGCCGCTCGTCCTCGGAGAGGCCTCCCCAGACCCCGGCGTCCTGCCCGGTCTCCAGCGCCCACTTCAGGCAGGTGTCCATGACCGGGCACCGGCGG contains:
- a CDS encoding WhiB family transcriptional regulator, with amino-acid sequence MDWRSRAACLDEDPELFFPIGNTGPALQQIEDAKAVCRRCPVMDTCLKWALETGQDAGVWGGLSEDERRALKRRKARARRAG